AGGTCAAGATGACAGATGCAAAGCAAATAGGCGTCATGAATCTTTAATGGTTGCACAGAAACCCCAAATATAGCAGGTGttgctcttcttgccctgaatTAAGACATACTGTTGCCAACATTTCCTATTTTACCCAATTATACTGGTCATACTTCCaaaccagaaaggaaaaaaaagaaagaagaagcagtCTTTTTCACAATGCCCAGAATTACTCCTTGCCTAGACATCTTAACTTgggccttccaaatgttgcttGGCAGCATAGTTAATGGTGAGATCATCAATCTAGTAAATTGCTTCTTCTAATCTTTAAAGGCTGGAAGACAGCAAAGAGAGGATATTCAACCATATTGCCTGTACTTAAGATTGGTCTCTTTccatcctcaccaccaccacctctactgtgCTCTTAATAGATAGACAACACAAAAAAATGTAACAGAGGTAAACTTGTCAAATTACAGCTCAGAAATCGCttcctttgccttttaaaaatctgccatAAGGTCAGCAATAATACTATCTACCTATTTCTCCCCACACTACAATGAAAAGGACTTCAGGTATATTGCAAAGTGGACAAaggagaaggaacaagaaaagccATTCTAGGAGTTCTACCTACTTTAAGGTACTTTACAAATCCTTCAATGCAGTGTATCTGGGAGAaagtgtcaaggataatttcacactgaggcagaacaaggcttATGATAATCAGCAaccatacttgacaggtgtgcaaaatgctgaattatGTAGTctggatgatgcaatgtccatgGTGATTGTTTGTATGTAAATGTGTATACGTATAtctgtgtggacatgtggagaagatgtacggATCTCTTCTGtgaatgtcatgctgccggtttgtactgctgaacttctgtatatacacttggtgttggaagaaacTGTCTTTGTGTGAATCAatcggactgcctggactgggacaaaagCTCTGTTAACTTATACCAACAGAAAGGCCTAAATTACAATGTAGCTTAGCTAAACCAAGTCTGCCCatgcttcctgctcagaaagcaaGCACCCAGATATCACTGGAGGAGAAATAGGCAGCTTGCATAGGACTTGGCCTAGCTAAGGGGTTGTTACACTAAGGAAATAAATTGAGTGATGGGTTGGGGTGTTTTAATTTGGTTTAAAGTCACGTAGCAGTGATATGGTTTTTGGGTTGGTGTGGAAAAACTTTGAATCCATTTTTAACCTGTGCTGTATATAGGTTACACAAGCTTTTAGAATAATTGGATTTGAGGCTTTCCTGTTCCACTGCTGGTTGCCTTTCACAGCCACTAAGCACTGCTGTTGCGGTGTTATGTTGTGGTGTTTCCttagttatttttaatatacagtggtgcctcacataacgagcgcaccatttaacaatgaatccacatagcaatgcggattttgtgatcgctaatgcaatcgcataccaatgtttccaatggacaaaaatcgctttgcgacgatcggtaagcgtttcgcttactgattttcacatagcgatttttttaaaacagctgatcgccggttccaaaatggctgccggatgcccaaaatggccacgcgcagcgttttcgcgcccttccctcacttaccgagggtgcgaaaatggcggcgctatggagaaacttcactgaacggtaagtttgggccccattggaacgcattaagcgaagtttaatgcgttccaatgggtttttactttccatatagcgatgtttccccatagcgatagttaatccagaacggattaacctcgctatgcggggcaccactgtatatattattttttgcaaTCTGGCATCGTAGTAGAACAGAAtcacagatagaaaaaaaaattaaaacagaggttttcctgaagacacacagagagggggggttgtcatgagttcagccgaagaagatctggaatttaaggggttaattacagctgaggaaaatgctgggcaatcagaatctcAGATAGATGAATCACCATcagattctcctcctccagtagccagagtgagggagaagcttcggcaaggactcatgacacgaagatcaGAGGCTCACATGAATgattcccataggaacatcaggttgaccagccctgagttttagcaggatgaagtgtttagatgactgctgctgctataaaatctgcacccagaggcttggaactttgtggaagcaacaagtcaacactctggcttgcatccatgctcctgcttatcttggaccttgttctctggacccttggctttggactctgacttctgactagggtttgtgttttggctttggcattttggtatctgctttgcatcttctggacttctgatactggactggcttattgaacttttgcctgttgaaacccccaggaatgtgacagattgcttccaccaccACACTCTCTCCATAAGATGGAGGGGGAGGCAAGCGAAGGCTCTGGTCagctgaatgctgtgcttactcAGGTGCAGTTTCTTACACAAATGGTGGCACAGCTTCAGTAGCAACAACTGCAATCTCAGGCCAACGCTGCCACCTTGGTcaagtgccctgtgcttcctccagaaaagtctggaggaaaggtggaagagtttccagcattcctggcacagtgtaaactgtatattgagctgcgtgccagagactttcccacgAATAAAACCAAGGTATGATTTATAATCAGCCTACTCAAGGGACAAGTAGCTAAATGGGCcactcctctactccttgctccaTCACCCCTGTTAACCAATTGCCAGGGCTTTTTGGGCCATATTTCAACAGCCTTTGCTAATCCCTTGCAAATTGCTACTGCCAATAGGAAGATTTGGCCCTGAAACAGGGTAATGGTTCTGTTTCCCAGTATTCCACTGAGTTGAGACTCTTGGCTCAAGACTTGCTCTGGAACGAGGCAGCTCTCATGGATCAATATATGGAGGGGATGACTGATGATctcctggatgagctggcacaTGTAGACTGACCCAATACACTGCAAGAACTGATCACGTTGTGCCTTCACATTGATGGCCACCTAGAGAGTTGATGCCTAGTACGGGGTGGTTCCTGTCCCTCACAGCCACTTTGATGCCCTCTAGCACTGGACAAGAGGATTTTGAGCCCATGCAGTTAGGGGATGCTCAGCCACGCCTcacccctgaggaaaaaacacaaCGCCATTCTcagaatctctgcctgtactgtgggggagcTGGACACTTTGCCTCTGGCTGCTTTCTCAGGCGGCGTGCCCCCAGATCCATGCTAATGCCGCCAGTAAAAGATTTGCCCTATGTCTGAGTGGACCCCCAGGCGTGGGGCACTTAAGCTGGGTCCCCTGAACTCTATGTTAATATCCAAGGTCCATTCCTTGTGCCAGTGAAACTTTGCTTACCAGATGGGTGCTGGCTGTTGGCTTATGCCATGGTCAATTCTGGGGCCAACAGCTGTTTCATTGACACAGCCTTTGTGAAACAACACCAAATTCCTGTACAGGACAAGGAGACCCCGACCCTAGTTGAGTTCATAGACGGGTGTCTCCTCCGCTCCGGCCCAGTGACCCAGGAGACCTACCCGGTTATTCTCCAGatccaacaccatcaggagcaactatAATTCAACATTGCATGTATGTCTCGTTTTCCTCTCATTCTGAGACTTTCCTGGCTCCGGACACATAACCCCCTACTGGACTGGGCACAAGGGGAGTTGCGCTTCAGGGATCCGTGTCTGCATCTGGTTCCACCAGCCACCTTGGCTGCAGTAGGATCAACAGACAGTCCCATGATACCTTCGGAATACAGAGACTTTGCTGATGTTTTCAAGGAAAAGGGGGCCGACCAGCTATCCCCACATCGACCCTATAATTGTACCATCAATTTGGTGTCTGGGGCACCCCTCTCTGTGGCGCGGATCTACCTATGTCTGAACCAGAACTCACAGCTCTTTCTTGACAAAAAACTGAAACAGCCGTCCACATCACCCCTATCTGCACCCATTATCTTtgtcaaaaaaaagggcagagaGCTCCGCCCCTGCAATGATTACCAGGCCTTGAATAAAATAACCATTCAGGACTGCTACCCCCTCCCGTTGATCGGTGAACTCCTGGATCGGCTTAAGGGGCACAAATCTGTACCAAGCtggacctccatggcacctgtaaTTTGGTGAGAATCCGTGCAGGCGACGAGTGGAAGACAGCTTTTGGAACTCTTTATGGCCAGCATGAATACCTAGTCATACCTTTTAGCCTGACCAACGCTCCGGCCGTATTCCAGCGGTTCATGAACGTCATCTTTTGGGACCTGCTTGATCGCTTTGTGATCGTCTATTTGGATGATATTTGGATTTACTCCTGAGACTCCACTCGCACACAGAACACGTTCATCAGGTCTTACAATGACTACGAGATCATGAACTCTATGCCATGCTGGAGAACTGTGAGTTCAACCTGCAGGAAGTTGAATTCCTAGGCCACAATGTGTCtccccaagggatccagatggacccaaagaaaatagaagcagttctGACCTGGCAGAAGCCCCAGAACCATAAGGATGTGCTGCGGTTTCTCAGCTTTGCGAACTACTATGGCCTGCTTATACCAGTCTATGCAGACATAACCACTCCTCTGACCTATCTCCTCCAACTCAAAGAGCTGTTTCTTTGGACTCCAGAGGCAGACCATGCCTTCACCATCCTGAAAACTCACTTTACAACCAAGCCTATCCTGCGTTATCCAGACCCCTGACTACCATTTACCATGGAGACAGATGCCTCCAGTGTGGCCCTGGGTGCAGTGCTGTCCCAGCAGGAGGACCCCTCACAGCCACTGCAGCCCTGCACTTTTTACTCCTGGCAGTtcacaccttcagaacacaactaCACCATCTGGGTGAGGGAACTACTGGCCATCAAAACGGCTTTCAAGGTCTGGAGGCATTACCTTGAAGGGGCCCGTCACCCCATCCAAGTTTTGACTGACCACCGGAATCTGGAACACTTGCAGACAGCCCGACGCCTCAATCAATGCCAGATCAGGTGGAGCCTCTTCTTCTCCCAGTTCAACTTCCGTATTACCTATATTCCGCAGACCCAGAATCGGAAAGCTGACGCCCTCTCCCGCAAACTGGAATACACTGTATCACCCTCTGAAGAGACTCCCACCACACCCATCTTATCACTCTCAGTCTTTGCAGCCACTGCAACCCACTTGTCTCTGGCTGAGGAAATTCGGGCCAGCCAAGCTCAAGATCTCTGGGCCAAGTAACACTTGCAGGAACTCCAAGAGGGCCCTGCTGGAGACTTTGCTAACCACCAGGGTCTCCTATTGCACCGAGGGTGCCTGTATGTCACTCCAGGGCCCCTCCGAGCCAACATGCTCTATTtgacccatgattcccctcctgcaggacattttTGTCAATATAAGACTCTGCATTTACTCACATGGGAGTTCTGGTGGCCCCGGGTTTGCGCTGATGTTACTCGTTATATTGATTCATGTGAGGCTTGTTATCGAGCCAAAGACATACCAGCCAAACCTCCAGGGCTGCTACATCCACTACCCATACCAGCCAGCCCTTAGAACACAGTATCTCTGGACTTCACCACTGACCTCCCATGGTCACAAGGGTACACCTGCCTTCTAGTAACAGTGGACCTGTTCACCAAAATGGCTTATTTTGTCCCATGTcccaagcctcccacagctcctgaaacagctCAGCTTTACCTTCAACATGTTTTCGTTTACACGGGCTCCCGACACACTTAATTTCAGATTGTGGCTCCCAATTCAcctcccagttctggcaagccttgcACACCAGTTTAGGTACCCAGGTGCACTTATCATCGGAGTACCATCCTCAAACAGATGGAGAGACCGAGCATACTAACACCACCCTTGAACAGTACCTACATTGCTATTCCTACTATCAGCAAGATGATTGGGCTACATTGCTACCCCTGGCTGAGTTCGCCTACAACGCCATACATTCGTCCACAAAACAGACCCCATTCACAGCCACCTATGGATACCACCCTCGTTTTTTCCCAGCTGTCCTACCATCAACTGTAGTTCCTTCTGCTGATGCTCATGTACACAAGTTGCAGGCTCTCCAAGATGTACTCCGAGAGCAGCTTCAGCAAGCTAAGCATGCCTGCAAGAGAGTGGCCAACAGAAAACAGCAAGAtgggccacctctgaaaccaggggaCCAGGTCTGGCTCTCCACACATGGCTGGTCGCGCAAGTTGGACCCTCAGTTTGTGGGGCCTTATTTAATCATGGATCAAATCAACCCTGTCGCTTTTCAGTTACAACTCCCAGCCACTCTCTGTATTCACCCGGTTTTCCATAAGTCCCTCCTTGTCCCTGTTGCAGCACCAGACTCTGCCCAACCTCCACTCCTGGCTCCACCTCCATCCGCTTTGGTTGATGGCGAGGAGGAATATGAGGGTCATCAGATCCTAGACTCCCAAATCCACCAGGGAGGCCTTCAGTACCTTGTGGACTGGGAGggcacagacacaatttacatcaacagaggcattcacataagcccaaacaattcaaaatatatcaatttcacaagtgatttaaaagAAATGATCATCTCACAGCAATGTCAAATACCCcactttccaaccaaaaaaacccacctatcttcccaggccaaaaaaaaaaatctacgcTTTCACATGTATTGTGCAGTCACCTTTTTAATAactgatttcaaacatgctaaactcaATTAGAATACAGTTTTTTCCTGCATATAACCCTTCTTCAAACTGCAAAATCTTGTAATCTCTTCCCATTTCCCACCAATGTGGCAGTTTTAAAGGTAACGCGGCAATTTTTGCTTTGCAGCCTAGTAATAGAGGATGCACTGCCAGGGGAAGGTCCACCTGTTTAATTATCATGTGTTTGACTCCTTCATAAAACACAGAAGTGTTGTAATAAAGCATATGCTTTATAAACTGCGGTAAAATTGCCAGATCCCTCAAAAACTTGGCAAATCTACCACAGTGAGGAATGAGTGCTAAATGATTCAAATACACTTGTGACAGCAGGACTCTTAACTAACCACAAGATTGGCCATTCAGTATATGGTGATTAAACACTGCATAGATCTGCTGGttactgttttgtttcttttttagccTGTGAATCAAAGTCATGAAGAGGAGGAAAGCACACCTCTGTTCTTCCTAATCCCTAATCTTTTTCCCCAATGGCATTCACCAGATGTAGCATTGGATCAgaagataaatatatttttaaaaatctaagcaGGAACAAAGTAGGTTGTTTACGAGATGAATCTTCTGATGTCTCTCAGATTCAAATAATACTTTAGAAAGGCAGCGGGAAGAGATGCTTTGATATCTACAATGAATGGATTTCACATCCAATCAAGCAGATCTCTCTGCAGGCCAAAACACACTCTGCTATCACCAGCCTCAGAAATGGAAGGGCTATGACATGACTGTTCCCAAGTTTGAGTCCTGTTCCGACAAAACTGGAGCACTCTTTATAAAACAGCACACAGGAACCCCATTACAGTCAAGCAGAATAATCACACCTAACCTGATTAAAAGGCGACTAAAATGGAGACTAGATGAGTTGTCTGTAAATAAGAGTTGGTCAGATTAGGTACGGGTTTGGTGTGGCTACCTGTCCAAATGCCCATTTGCTCTGCTTTGGAGGCCACACTAGAGAATTGCTGGACCTGACCCTTTGCAGGGTCCATCCTCCACCTCCACACTTTTCCAAAGGGTATGTCAAGCTGCAGGGAACAACTATGCATGCTGAGAAGCAGGAGCAAGGCGGGGGAAACTGTCTGTATCCAGAGAACGGTGACCACCTTGCTAGGCAAAGCCTCCTTTGGTGTCTGTCTGTAACAGCAGCCTGACTGAGAGACAGCAATGGATAAATGCTTTGGCCAGTACAGTATTAGGTTGCTAGTCCAAACTAGAGGAGACTCAATGGGATTTAgataagtgttgacttactacACAGCCagtgatccaatgggcctactcttagtTGGTCAAGCAATAGGATTTGCTTTCTAAGCTGATGTTATTCAGAGCACTAGGAGCACAGCAAGTCCCTTTCAGAATGGAGCACTTACGTTGCATTTAATAACAGGGGGCAATTTTCACTGAAAATCAGCATGGAAAactgtatggatttttttaaggGCATATAACACATTGTTCTATACTTCTCCATAGACATGTTTGCTTTATATGATGCAGCCACTGAAACTATAATTTGAGGGGAAGATGGTTCCAGGGCAAGAAGTGCTTCTTAACCCTTTGCCTCTCTTGTTATCTTTATCAAAAACCACTACTTCAAGTGGTCTTACCACGACTGGCATGTGTATGTTTTCCCtcaaagaagttttaaaaaaataatagcgGAGGGATGATACTTAAAAGGAAAACAGTACAAAGGGGACAACAGCTTTGTTTCCCTTCAAAACTGATGCTTTAGTAGTTATATTCACTGTAGTGGAGCTATACAACACACAGCTCAGTTCTCAGATATCAATTGAATAAAGTTATAAAACCAACTATTTGCTTTGTACGATGCATACTAATAGTAACAGTGCCTGATTTGTAACATAAGCTATCTAGCCTGATAGGACTGTAGGGCAGGGTGGAGGAACCTGTGGCCCTTGCCGATGCTCTTCCACTCCAACTCCTACCTTTTCTGACCCACCCACTCCAGCCACACTTGTGGACTGGTGAGAGCTGAAGTCCACCAAAATCTGGAGAGCCACCAGTTCTCTTCCAGTGCCTTAAAGTGACTCCTGGGAAAAGACGGCAACACTGTTCAGCTAGGGGTCATTCCCACATTGCCTTTAACAGCAAAAATATATACAAGTAGTTGTTTGAAACACAGCTTGTTTTCCAGTGAATCCAGAATACACAACATGGAAATTCAGCCTACTCTATATATTGCAAGAAAACAAGTTGCATGTAGAGAGAAACAAatctgggtgtttttgtttttcattttgtatgtttacataattttttttccaagcaattCATTCCTTCCCATTTCTAACATTcacttgtgttttatttttgaagtCTTGCATGAGACTTCTCCTATTATGCACATTTTGCAAAGACTTTCTCCTGATGAATGCTTTTTTGTATGCTATTTCCTTCAAATGGACAATATTTGATTAAAGAACATTATTGCAAAATTCAGAGATGTGCAAAAACAGAAGAGTTATTGCATTCAGATTCATGTAGTTCAGGAAGTGCATATTAGGTTGTTTATTAGAGTGAGAACCAAATGAATTCCTCTCTCATTCTGAAGTACGTCTATTGTCTATTTGCATAAAGCTGTGTTTGTATGCAAGCACAAATTAATTTTCACTCTGTGCATAGCATGAGGTAGAGTGAAAGCTACCCTCCAGCATGGACAGGAGGAAGTTTATAGGCCTCTGGAGTGATGAAACTAAAAAACTATGTTCCTATCAAGGCCTGCAAAAGGGAAGTTTTAGTACTCCCAACAGACTACAGAGGATCTCAATCATGTTTCTTTCTGTGAGTAATGCGGGAAAGATCTATCAACTCCAGCTCAAGGAACTAAAGCTATTTTCAGGTCCTGCTTTTACCGCAGCAAAATCTGTGTCTGACCTTGGGCAGTTTGATTCAAAAATGCTAGAATTCTAGCATTGCTAGATTCAAACAAAGGTAAGGTTCCTAAAACTGCAATCCTATACCGCAGAAGCctccatgctgcaaggtcagaagacctgcagtcgtaagatcgaatccttgTGATGgaatgagcccccgtcgcttgtcccagctcccgccaacctagcagttcaaaagcatgcaaaaaggcaaaatgcgagtaggtaaataggtaccaccacagtgggaaggtaacgttgttccgtgtctagtcgtgctggccacgtgaccacggaggattgtcttcggacaaatgctggctctatggcttggaaacagagatgaacaccaccccctagagttgaacacgactggacaaattgtcaaggggaacctttacctttaccttatacccACTTACCTGGGCATGTGTTCCTTCTGGAGGATGGCTATAAATTCTGTGTAGGAATGCTTACTTCTTGCAGTGAAGTTCACTAAGTAgcaatttaattttgttattatgagcagtcaagttgcttccaaattaTGCTGATCTTAATAAAATTTATGAGATATacaaaatgttcaaggagtggtttttccattGCCATCCTCCATAGAGTTTCTGTGACtgggtgggaatttgaacccagttctcctggcttctagtctgacactctatccacaacaccacacttgTTCTCATCAATGTGATAGAGTGCTTAAACAcagatggaaatatatatatacatatatgtatattggATGACACATACAGTTCATGACCTTCTTGACATTGCTTGGAACTGGATAGGGCTGAAACCTTTTTCATTGCCTTGCCTTTTACTACCCGAGAAGGTGATTTGCCATCCTGGGTCTGGAACATGCAGAGTGAAAAGGAAGAGTGTTTTAGCATCTTTCATCTAAAATTTGTTTTAGAAAatacaaactgaaacttaatccagacaagacaagagGATCTCCTGAAGGCAaatgagggaatagggatgcagTTTGTATTGAATGAGGTTAAACTTCCCCCAGATAActcaggtgcacagcttgggtaTACCCCTGGACTCATCCCTGAGTCTGGATGGCCTGAGCCTGGATAGGGGAGCCTTCATGCAATTAAAattggtgtgccagctgcacccattctttGAGatatctgatttggctacagtgacacatgcctttatTACATCCCTCTTGGATTACTGTGACAtactctatgtagggctgcctttgaagatgattcagaaacttcagctagtTCAAAATGCAGCTGCTGATATGCTGACTGGGACAGTTATAGGAAGTATATAAAACCCTTGCTACAGCAATGGCACTGACAACCAGCCAGTTTCCGGGCCCTATTAAAAGTACtggttattttttctttttctttttttaatatttattttttaaactattaaggatagggtagggaatacagaaggtaaacggcagtggaagggatggaaaaagggttttgaggataagagaacacaaaatatataatcatccaatcttttcatattaagtatacaagcatgtAATCTATTCATTTTCCAATAAAAGCTcaactttctacttctttttttaactatttgattcgtcgtctagtcgtttagtcgtgctcgactcttcgtgaccccatggaacagagcacgccaggccctcctatcttccactgtctcccgtagttgtgtcaatttcatgttggttgcttcgcagacactgtccagccatctcatcctctgtcgtccccttctcctcttgccttcacactttcctaacatcaaggtcttttccagggagtcttctcttctcatgagatgaccaaagtattggatcctcagcttcaggatctgtccttccagtgaacactcagggttgatttcctttagaattgataggtttgttctccttgcagtccaggggactctcaagagcctcctccagcaccacaattcaaaggcatcaatttttcggcggtctgctttctttatggtccagctctcactcccatacatcactacaggaaaaaccatagctt
The Pogona vitticeps strain Pit_001003342236 chromosome 1, PviZW2.1, whole genome shotgun sequence genome window above contains:
- the LOC144587159 gene encoding uncharacterized protein LOC144587159, producing the protein MLENCEFNLQEVEFLGHNVSPQGIQMDPKKIEAVLTWQKPQNHKDVLRFLSFANYYGLLIPVYADITTPLTYLLQLKELFLWTPEADHAFTILKTHFTTKPILRYPDP